TATACTTTTCCACAGAGGCCAGGGAAGCTGGAGGCAGGCAAAACCAGGAGACGCGCTTTTTCAGAAACTCTACGCTGAGCGCGTGTTCGCCGCGCCAGCTTTCCCAGCCCTGCAATAGATAGAGAAGAGACGGGTATCGGCGGGTATCAGGTTTTTCAGAAGGGAACAGCACCTATGGCCGCATGGGAATATAAAGTCGCCTATATTGATTATCGTGGGCGTATCTCGTCCGAGGGCCAGGAAACACTTATCAGTGGGGAAGAGCGCCGCAGCACCTTTGCCCGGCGCTATCTTGACGCCCTGGGTCACGAAGGCTGGGAACTGGTAGGCATCCAGCCACTCTCTCCCCAGTCCGCCTATTACATCTTCAAGCGCCCGGCAACAGAGGGCGGCTCCTCAACCAGTGCGGGCGCGGCAAGCACAGAAGCTTCCGGCCCTACCAAAGTGGAGGAAGCCTAGCAAGCAAAACTGCTTATAACTCCAAAGACCACAACAAAACGAGACGCTTCATCTAGCGCGTGAGGCGTCTCCTGCTTCTCTCCTGTGCGCGACGCTCTCCTGGATACGCCTTCTCCGTCAGAGGCTTACCGGGCGCTCGCCCAGCGTTACTCGAATGGCCGTCTGATTTGAGTCACGAGCAACAGTCAGCTTCACCTTTGTTCCCGGTTTCTGACTCAAGGTCAGAGCGGCAAGATCACCGCTGTTGGCAATAGCCTGATCGTTAACAGCAAGAATCACGTCGCCAACTCGAACTCCCGCCTGCTGT
This genomic interval from Ktedonobacterales bacterium contains the following:
- a CDS encoding DUF4177 domain-containing protein, producing MAAWEYKVAYIDYRGRISSEGQETLISGEERRSTFARRYLDALGHEGWELVGIQPLSPQSAYYIFKRPATEGGSSTSAGAASTEASGPTKVEEA